The genomic region CGGTGCGGGCGCCGAGCTGCTGCCCGCCAGGCCCCGCAAGGCCATCGCGCCGCTCAAGGAGTCCGGCGAGCGCTGGCTGGAGATCATGGAGGCGGCGCACGGGCTGGGTGTGGAGTCCACGTCCACCATGCTGATGGGTACCGGCGAGACCAACGCCGAGCGCATCGAGCACCTGCGGATGATCCGTGACGTGCAGGACCGGACGGGCGGCTTCCGCGCGTTCATCCCGTACACCTATCAGCCGGAGAACAACCACCTGAAGGGCCGGACGCAGGCCACGCTCTTCGAGTACCTGCGGATGATCGCCATCGCCCGGCTGTTCCTCGACAACGTCGCGCACATCCAGGGTTCCTGGCTGACCACCGGCAAGGAGGTCGGCCAGCTGTCGCTGCACTACGGCGCGGACGACCTCGGCTCGATCATGCTGGAGGAGAACGTCGTCTCCTCGGCCGGTGCCAGGCACCGTTCGAACCGGATGGAGATCATCGACCTCATCCGCAAGTCCGGCCGGGTCCCCGCGCAGCGCGCCACGACGTACGAGCACCTCGTCGTCCACGACGACCCGGCGAACGACCCGGTCGACGACCGCGTCGTCTCGCACATCTCGTCCACCGCGATCGAGGGCGGCACCGCCCACCCGGAGCTGAAGCTCCTGAACTCCAACTAGGGCTCCGCGAAGCCTTGTTGACGATCCACGCCGCCGACGCGGTGCACGGCGCCCCGGACGCGGCCGACTCCGGCTCCGATTCCGACTCCGTGGCCGTGGACGGCGGTGTGGTCGTCGCCATCGGTCCGTACGAGGAGCTGACCGCCGCCCGTCCGCAGGCCCGGATCCGGCGGTGGTCCGGACTGATCACCCCGGGGCTGCTGAACACGGGGGCCCCGGCGCTGCTGGAGGCCGCCTACCACCCGGACCCGCGCGAGGCGGACCAGCTCGGCGGCGACCCGCTGACCGGTGCCGCGCTCACCGCACTCGGCATGGACGACGCCCGCTGGGGCGCCAGTGCCCGGCGCGGACTGCAACGGATGCTGCGGCACGGCACGACGGCCGTCCGCGGCCCCTTCACCCGGCCCGCCGTGCGTACGGCGGTCGCGCGCTCGGGACTGCGCGTCCACGCCCCCGGCCCGGCGGGCGGATTCGCCGCCCCCGATCCGCAGGCACCGCCCGTACCGGCGACCGGGCTCGACCCGCTGATGTCCGTACCGGAACCGGCCGACGCGTTCGCGACGGCCCTCACCGTCGGCGGACCCGCGGACCTGGCGGTGTTCGGCGTGACGGACCTCGCGGCGCTGCGTGCCGAGGGCGCCGGGAGCTGTACGGCGACGGTGCTCGGCGGGCGGCTGGTCTTCCGCCGTAGTTGAGGCCCGTCACGGCATCGTCCGTCACGGCACCGTCCGTCACGGCACCGTCGTCCGTCACGGCACCGAAGGGCCGCCCAGGTAGCGGCCCTTGGCGTCGTACGGCCAGGCGTTGGCGACGCACCCCTTCAGGCCGTCTATCTGCTGCATCATCGCGGGGGCGGGGCGGCCCTTGCCCGGACAGGTCTCGTGGCCGTGGCCCGTCCAGTGGCCGACCTCGTGGTTGATGATGAGGGCGCGGTAATCGGTGAGCGGACCGTCGAATTCGGGCGATCCCTGCTGCCAGCGCTTGAGGTTGACCATGACGTCCGTGCCGACCCGGCAGTTGACCTCGCCGTGCGTGTCGAGTCCGCTCCTGCCGCAGATGGTGTCGGTGGTCCTGGGGGTGGCGATGCGGATGACCAGTCCCGCGGTGTCGTCGGTGACCTGGCGGAAGGTGTGCTCGCCGTGGTGGGACCAGCCCCGCGGCGAGGCCAGGATGCGGGCGACCTCGGCGGCGGCCTGGTCCGGATCGATACCCGAACCGTTCTCCGTCTCGACCCGGTAGGCGTCACCCTTGGCGGTCGCCGGGACACCCGCGCGGGCGACGGTGAACTTGCCGGTGGAGTACGGGACCGAGCCATCCTTCCGGTCCCCGTCGCCGCCGCCCGACCGGTTCCCCACCGCGACGGCGCCACCGACCAGCAGCGCCGCCGCGATGACGCCGGCCACGGTCACGTTCCGACCGGGCTTCCCCCGCTGTCTCCGACTTGCCCCTTGTGCGGACATTCGCGCCTTTCTCAACTCCCCGGTGGCTGTGCCTCCCTCTGTACTGAGTGTCGGTTGATCCGATTGGTTTAGTCCACACGCATCCTGGCTCCGACCGGCGCGAAGGGTCGCCGGGCCGGGCTGCTTGAATGGCGGGGTGACCCGAGCCTCCCTGGACAAGCAGCCGCACGAAGTCGCCTCGATGTTCGACGACGTGGCGGCGAACTACGACCTCACCAATGACGTGCTGTCCCTCGGACAGGCGCGCCTGTGGCGCAAGGAGGTCGCCAAGGCGGTCGACGCGCGTCCCGCGCAGAAGGTCCTCGACCTCGCCGCGGGGACCGCCACCTCCTCGCTGCCGTTCGCGCAGACCGGTGCGTACGTCGTGCCCTGCGACTTCTCGATCGGCATGCTCCAGGTCGGCAAGCGGCGCCATCCGCACCTCCCGATCACCGCGGGCGACGCGACGAAGCTGCCCTTCCGCGACGGTGTCTTCGACGCCGTGACGATCTCGTTCGGCCTGCGCAACGTCCAGGAGACGGATGCCGCGCTGCGGGAGCTGTACCGCGTGACCAAGCCGGGCGGCCGAGTGGTGATCTGCGAGTTCTCGCAGCCGACCTGGGCCCCGTTCCGTACGGTCTACACCGAGTACCTGATGCGCGCGCTGCCCCCGGTGGCCACCGCCGTCTCGTCCAACCCCGACGCGTACGTCTATCTCGCCGAGTCGATCCGCGCCTGGCCCGACCAGCCCGCGCTGGCCGCCCGGCTCCAGCAGGCCGGCTGGGCGGATGTCGCCTGGCGGAATCTGACCGGCGGCATCGTGGCGCTGCACCGGGGGTTCAAGAAGGGCTGACACCGCCCCGGTTGCCGCCCCGCCCTCGGGCTCGGCTCCCGGGGCCCCGGCTCCCGGGACCCCGGCTCCCCGGGCTCCCCGGGCTCCCCGGGCTCCCCGCCCTCACAGCTCCAGCCGGAAGCAGTACCCCTTCCGCTGGCTCATCGGCGACACGAACCTCTCGTGCAGCTCCATCCCGAGCCGCCGGGTCACCGCTATCGACCGCTCGTTCTCGGCGTCGACCATCGCGAACACCTGCTCCAGTCCCGCCGCCCGTACCCGCTCCAGCGTGGTCCGGGCGGCGGCGGTCACGTAACCCCGGCCCCAGTACGCGCGGCCGAGCCGCCAGCCGATCTCGATCTCGCCGACGGGGCCGAACTCCTCACGCGGCCACGGCTGCGCGCCGGTGAAGCCGATCACCTCGTCGTGCTCGTCGAGCATCGTCCAGAGGCAGAAGCCGCGCTCGGCGTCGTGCCTGCGCTGCCGTGCGGTCAACTCCTCGTACACGGACAACTCGGCCGAGCTACCGCCGTGGAACTCCATCACTTCGGGGTCGTCGAAGACGCGGTGCCAGGCGAGAGCGTCCTCCTCGGTGGGGACGCGGAGCCGTACGACAGGCAGGGGCTTGGTCACTTCGGTCTCACCCTTCAGTGGATCGTTCAGGAGGTCCCCATAGACTGCACGTGTCCAGTGCCGTACGGCACGCGAATTCGAGTCTTCCGGAGATCCCGCCGTGACCGAGCCCCTCTCCGAGCACACCGCAGATGTGATCGTCGTCGGAGCGGGTCCCGCCGGCTCCACGACCGCGTACTACCTGGCCAAGGCCGGGCTCGACGTACTGCTCCTGGAGAAGACCGCCTTCCCGCGCGAGAAGGTCTGCGGTGACGGACTGACCCCGCGCGCCACCAAGCAGCTGGTCTCGATGGGGATCGACATCTCCGAAGAGGCGGGCTGGCTGCGGAACAAGGGCCTGCGGATCATCGGCGGCGGTGTACGGCTCCAGCTGGACTGGCCGGACCTCGCCTCGTACCCGGACTACGGACTCGTCCGCAAGCGCGACGACTTCGACGAGCAGCTGGCCCGCCAGGCGCAGAAGGCGGGCGCCCGGCTGTACGAGCGCTGCAACGTCGGCGCACCGATCACCGACCCGCGCACCGGCCGGATCACCGGCGTCAACGCCAAGATGGGCGAGGAGAAGACCCCGGTCACCTTCCACGCCCCGCTGGTGGTCGCCGCCGACGGCAACTCCACCCGGCTGTCCATCGGCATGGGACTGCACCGGCGCGAGGACCGGCCGATGGGTATCGCGGTCCGTACGTACTTCACTTCGCCGCGTCATGACGACGACTACCTGGAGTCCTGGCTGGAGCTGTGGGACCGCCGAGGTGCCCAGGAGCGGCTGCTGCCCGGTTACGGCTGGATCTTCGGCATGGGCGACGGCACCTCCAACGTCGGCCTCGGCATTCTCGACTCCTCCTCCGCCTTCCGCGAGCTGGACTGGCGCGAGGTGCTGAAGGCGTGGTGTGCGTCGATGCCGGAGGACTGGGGTTACGTCCCCGACAACATGACGATGCCGATCCGCGGCGCCGCCCTGCCGATGGCCTTCAACCGCCAGCCGCACTACACCAAGGGCCTCCTGCTGGTGGGCGACGCGGGCGGGATGGTCAACCCGTTCAACGGTGAGGGCATCGCGTACGCCATGGAGTCGGGCCAGATCGCGGCGGACGTGATCGTTCAGGCCTCGGCCCGCGCGACCCCGGCGCAGCGCGAGATGGCGCTGCACAACTACCCGAAGATCCTCAAGGACACCTACGGCGGTTACTACACGCTGGGCCGGGCGTTCGTGAAGCTGATCGGCAACCCGAAGGTCATGAAGATCGCGGCGCAGCGCGGTCTGACGCACCCGGTGCTGATGAAGTTCACGCTGAAGATGCTGGCGAACCTGACGGACCCGACGGGCGGGGACGCGATGGACCGGATCATCAACGGGCTGACGAAGGTGGCACCCAGCTCCTGACGGGAGCGGGCCGTGTCCTGACGGTAATGGGGCCGCGTCCGGAAGGAAACGGGCGACGCCGACGCGGCCCCGGCCTCATAGCCTTGCGCCATGACCGAACACGCCCTCGTCCCCGCCGACTTCGTCGTTCCCACCGAGCTGATCACCCCGCTGTTCCGGCTGGAACCCCTGGGGCCGCAGCACAACGCCGCCGATCACGCCGCCTGGTCCGCGGGCATCGAGCACATCCGCGCCACCCCCGGCTTCGAAGATCGGGAGTGGCCGCCGGTGGGCGGGATGACCCTGGAGGCGAACCTGCACGACCTCCAGAAGCACGCGGACGACTTCGCTCAGCGGCGCGGATTCACCTACACCGTCATCGGAACCGGAACCGGAACCGGAACCGGAACCGGAACCGGAACCGGCATCGAC from Streptomyces sp. NBC_01267 harbors:
- the mqnC gene encoding cyclic dehypoxanthinyl futalosine synthase; protein product: MTENADLSSVNVAAVLDRAAAGGRITPEEALVLYRDAPLHALGAAADAVRRRRYAGTEHIATYIIERNINYTNVCVTACKFCAFYAAPKDNDKGWTRDLDDILRRCAETVELGGTQIMFQGGHHPDFGVEYYEEHFSAIKKAYPQLVIHSLGASEVEHMARISKVSVEEAISRIHAAGLDSFAGAGAELLPARPRKAIAPLKESGERWLEIMEAAHGLGVESTSTMLMGTGETNAERIEHLRMIRDVQDRTGGFRAFIPYTYQPENNHLKGRTQATLFEYLRMIAIARLFLDNVAHIQGSWLTTGKEVGQLSLHYGADDLGSIMLEENVVSSAGARHRSNRMEIIDLIRKSGRVPAQRATTYEHLVVHDDPANDPVDDRVVSHISSTAIEGGTAHPELKLLNSN
- a CDS encoding DUF3152 domain-containing protein; its protein translation is MSAQGASRRQRGKPGRNVTVAGVIAAALLVGGAVAVGNRSGGGDGDRKDGSVPYSTGKFTVARAGVPATAKGDAYRVETENGSGIDPDQAAAEVARILASPRGWSHHGEHTFRQVTDDTAGLVIRIATPRTTDTICGRSGLDTHGEVNCRVGTDVMVNLKRWQQGSPEFDGPLTDYRALIINHEVGHWTGHGHETCPGKGRPAPAMMQQIDGLKGCVANAWPYDAKGRYLGGPSVP
- a CDS encoding geranylgeranyl reductase family protein; the encoded protein is MTEPLSEHTADVIVVGAGPAGSTTAYYLAKAGLDVLLLEKTAFPREKVCGDGLTPRATKQLVSMGIDISEEAGWLRNKGLRIIGGGVRLQLDWPDLASYPDYGLVRKRDDFDEQLARQAQKAGARLYERCNVGAPITDPRTGRITGVNAKMGEEKTPVTFHAPLVVAADGNSTRLSIGMGLHRREDRPMGIAVRTYFTSPRHDDDYLESWLELWDRRGAQERLLPGYGWIFGMGDGTSNVGLGILDSSSAFRELDWREVLKAWCASMPEDWGYVPDNMTMPIRGAALPMAFNRQPHYTKGLLLVGDAGGMVNPFNGEGIAYAMESGQIAADVIVQASARATPAQREMALHNYPKILKDTYGGYYTLGRAFVKLIGNPKVMKIAAQRGLTHPVLMKFTLKMLANLTDPTGGDAMDRIINGLTKVAPSS
- a CDS encoding demethylmenaquinone methyltransferase, whose translation is MTRASLDKQPHEVASMFDDVAANYDLTNDVLSLGQARLWRKEVAKAVDARPAQKVLDLAAGTATSSLPFAQTGAYVVPCDFSIGMLQVGKRRHPHLPITAGDATKLPFRDGVFDAVTISFGLRNVQETDAALRELYRVTKPGGRVVICEFSQPTWAPFRTVYTEYLMRALPPVATAVSSNPDAYVYLAESIRAWPDQPALAARLQQAGWADVAWRNLTGGIVALHRGFKKG
- a CDS encoding N-acetyltransferase, with protein sequence MTEHALVPADFVVPTELITPLFRLEPLGPQHNAADHAAWSAGIEHIRATPGFEDREWPPVGGMTLEANLHDLQKHADDFAQRRGFTYTVIGTGTGTGTGTGTGTGIDVGDGDGDGGDYEVIGCVYIYPARGDGQDPRPHVSSWVRADRAELDAPLHAAVSDWLATDWPLGSVRYAPR
- a CDS encoding GNAT family N-acetyltransferase yields the protein MTKPLPVVRLRVPTEEDALAWHRVFDDPEVMEFHGGSSAELSVYEELTARQRRHDAERGFCLWTMLDEHDEVIGFTGAQPWPREEFGPVGEIEIGWRLGRAYWGRGYVTAAARTTLERVRAAGLEQVFAMVDAENERSIAVTRRLGMELHERFVSPMSQRKGYCFRLEL
- a CDS encoding imidazolonepropionase-like domain-containing protein; translation: MLTIHAADAVHGAPDAADSGSDSDSVAVDGGVVVAIGPYEELTAARPQARIRRWSGLITPGLLNTGAPALLEAAYHPDPREADQLGGDPLTGAALTALGMDDARWGASARRGLQRMLRHGTTAVRGPFTRPAVRTAVARSGLRVHAPGPAGGFAAPDPQAPPVPATGLDPLMSVPEPADAFATALTVGGPADLAVFGVTDLAALRAEGAGSCTATVLGGRLVFRRS